One Streptomyces sp. V4I8 genomic window carries:
- a CDS encoding SurA N-terminal domain-containing protein — MHRRRRTALLLSAAIVAAPLLTACGSDARPGAAAVVGGERITVAQLENRVSEVRAAQRAAVSDDAQYAQVIAKSGTLARDVLHTMVLDEVLHRAAQDAGVTVTRKELQRMRGGLEEQVGGAKALETAWLQQYGIPPQRLDENLRLQLEAQKLATSLGTDSGKPAFWNALSAASKKLDIDLNPRYGTWDVQKSGRADAKTPWVREVTAAGTQQTA; from the coding sequence TTGCACCGCCGCCGTCGCACCGCGCTCCTCCTCTCCGCCGCGATCGTCGCGGCGCCCCTGCTCACCGCCTGCGGAAGCGATGCGCGTCCCGGCGCGGCGGCCGTCGTGGGCGGCGAGCGGATCACCGTCGCGCAGCTGGAGAACCGGGTGAGCGAGGTACGCGCGGCCCAGCGCGCAGCCGTATCGGACGACGCCCAGTACGCGCAGGTCATCGCCAAGTCCGGCACCCTCGCGCGTGACGTCCTGCACACCATGGTCCTCGACGAGGTGCTGCACCGCGCCGCCCAGGACGCGGGCGTGACCGTCACCCGCAAGGAGCTCCAGCGGATGCGCGGCGGCCTGGAAGAGCAGGTCGGCGGCGCGAAGGCGCTGGAGACGGCCTGGCTCCAGCAGTACGGCATCCCGCCGCAGCGCCTCGACGAGAACCTCCGCCTCCAGCTGGAGGCCCAGAAACTCGCCACCTCGCTCGGCACCGACAGCGGCAAGCCCGCCTTCTGGAACGCCCTGTCCGCGGCGTCCAAGAAGCTCGACATCGACCTCAACCCCCGCTACGGCACCTGGGACGTCCAGAAGAGCGGCCGTGCCGACGCGAAGACGCCGTGGGTGCGCGAGGTGACGGCGGCGGGGACGCAGCAGACGGCGTAG